The proteins below come from a single Pieris brassicae chromosome 1, ilPieBrab1.1, whole genome shotgun sequence genomic window:
- the LOC123715680 gene encoding cell wall protein DAN4-like, with product MYKTVRHGENSLQYTILPQTEEVLNNSGLKGKGRDYSPSIHVRRSRRRSTLKYVLMVIFGTVIALALASVPLYVMNGAIFARRMQFDHHDTTTPALTPGGREILRSRKKELRMSAETTIKPKLDILTTTTTPSTTTTTPVPITVTSDKITNPPWTMPALRSWKAASSTSLPQLPTEEIERIPLIGTPSGSVRLLDHYMSMRPWDKDIIIRPTVTSEPITIRDVFNYYSVHSTEKVVTDSPKVFEDVLITTKATIKNIATTEAFASDISKFNDLKDTLLSADTDEEAKETLEEDEVFSLPPLKPDTAVGSDSDEVTVSKTTNGWYGQKWPFVDSSTYFQWPVNSPNDGILLPLLTAALSSMTLVLLLAFAIKLRKRTSHHCAPTGKLSAESQTDDNTNLLTAENPEEVEE from the exons ATGTATAAAACGGTGCGCCATGGTGAAAATAGTCTTCAGTATACTATCCTTCCGCAGACCGAAGAAGTGCTTAACAACAGTGGACTTAAAGGGAAAGGGCGGGATTACAGCCCGTCAATTCACGTGAGGCGGTCCAGGCGAAGATCAACCctcaaatatgtattaatggTGATATTTGGAACTGTAATAGCCCTAGCATTGGCTTCTGTTCCTCTATACGTTATGAACGGTGCTATATTTGCTCGAAGAATGCAATTCGATCACCATGATACTACAACGCCAGCTCTCACTCCTGGTGGGAGAGAAATATTACGTTCCCGTAAAAAGGAACTGAGGATGTCTGCTGAAACTACCATAAAACCTAAATTGGACATTTTAACTACAACCACTACTCCctctactactactacaacACCTGTCCCCATAACTGTGACCAGTGATAAGATTACGAATCCACCCTGGACGATGCCTGCTTTAAGGTCTTGGAAAGCAGCGTCATCGACGTCACTACCACAATTACCAACAGAAGAGATCGAACGGATTCCACTCATTGGTACACCCTCAGGAAGTGTGCGTCTTCTAGACCATTACATGTCCATGAGGCCATGGGATAAGGACATTATAATAAGACCAACCGTCACCTCAGAACCTATAACAATTCGAGatgtttttaactattattccGTTCACTCTACAGAGAAAGTTGTTACGGATAGTCCGAAAGTATTCGAGGATGTATTGATCACCACAAAGGCTACGATAAAGAACATAGCAACTACTGAAGCTTTTGCGAGTGATATATCAAAGTTCAACGACCTAAAAGACACACTGCTATCCGCAGATACCGATGAAGAGGCAAAGGAAACCCTAGAAGAAGACGAAGTATTTTCTTTACCACCACTAAAACCGGATACAGCGGTGGGGTCGGATTCAGATGAAGTTACAGTTTCTAAGACTACAAATGGCTGGTACGGCCAGAAATGGCCATTTGTGGATTCCTCAACTTACTTCCAATGGCCTGTGAAT AGTCCCAATGATGGCATCTTACTACCACTATTAACAGCGGCTTTATCGTCGATGACTCTGGTGCTACTATTGGCTTTTGCGATCAAGTTAAGGAAACGTACCAGCCATCACTGCGCTCCAACTGGG AAGTTATCCGCCGAATCTCAAACTGATGACAACACTAATTTATTGACGGCTGAAAATCCGGAAGAAGTCGAGGAGTGA